The Primulina huaijiensis isolate GDHJ02 chromosome 10, ASM1229523v2, whole genome shotgun sequence region TGAAATCTATTATCACAGTTGTACTGTTCCAAGAATTTTTATTGTGTCCAAAGTCTCAATAGACATGTATTTCATAAATGTTGCATTATTTGTTACTGCACTTGGTAATGATCTTCCAAAGATTCCTAAATGTATTTGGCCTCAGAGGATACTGAAAGAATAGGCTTatttttccgaaaaatatgaatttgaatGTATTCTCTCTCTTGGATGAGCTTTTAAGCTAAATATTAAGAGGTGCAAAGTATTCATCCTCACCCAATAAACTACACGAGGACCGATCTAGGCACTTCGGCATAAGCTAAGCTTCAAAATTGTGTCTTTCTTAGTGTCTTCATCACCTTGCCTTGATTTACACTTGAACTTTTTAGATCCTATTTCGCATTTATCTTCCTTGTACCATCGTTTCTTGAGTTTTGTATTGTATTTTCCTTCTTGGCTATCTGTTTTATACAAATGGCGTGTTTTCAGTGTATAAAATTTTGACTGCTCTCCAGTATATCTTACATGCAAAATAAGATCTACACGTGATCATCTAGTTTATGAGGAAAGGCAGAATATTAAGTTCAAAGATGATATCCTTACGGTAAAAGAAGTGCTTTTCATTTGCAGTTAAAGTAGGTTGTGTTCTACTAGATTTTTTCAAGATGGGGAATATACCGTGTCCCCGTTACACTGTGGGTGTAGTTAGATTTTAGCTGTTAAAAGATTTCTTAAATAGTGAAAACCATGTCTACAACCAAATTGTTATTGAGATGTTAACCAAGGGAGTTTCAGACTCATGTCCTAGGAACAATGTACGCTAATCTAGTAACTATTTTTCGCTCTTGCTATGATTTTTTGGTATGGTATAATGGAACTTTCTCAGCAGTACTTTTCTCAATGTAAAGTATGAATCTTTTTCCTGTATATTACCTGCAAAATGTCTTGAGCTAAGAAAGTAAGTAATTTCTGATAGATGCATACCTTATTCACAGGTCATGGACAAGCACTTGGGTATATTGGCAAAACAACATATTGAGACACGTTTCATAAAACTTAATGCTGAGAAAAGTCAATACTTGGCTGAAAAGCTGAGGATTGTTGTTCTTCCAACTCTCGCTCTTGTAAAAAATGCTAAAGTGGAGGATTACGTGGTAAGCATTGTTCTGCTCTATCATCTTGGAGTTTATACAACTGCTCTGATAAGATCAATCCATCTCACCTTGTTAAAATTAGGTTGGCTTTGATGAGCTCGGGGCGACGGAAGATTTCAGCACAGAAGAATTGGAAGAGAGATTGTTGAAAGCACAAGTAATCTTTTATGAAGGCGAATCTTCATTCAATCCATCTAAGTCCAAGGCCCCAAAAAGGAGCGTTCGGCAAAGCTCGACTTCCTATTCATCGGACTCTGAGTAGAAAACATGAATTTCCAGTCTACTGTGGTATTATTGTTGATGACAATCTGTTGTAGCATTAGATTTTGCCTTGGCCAggaattattttgataattttttgttattgggatttttatgtaatatattatattactaATTATTGCGATGATTTTAAGCAAGAGCAACTGAAGTAACTAGGTTCCGGTGACTAATTAACTTATCGTGTCTCGGATGGATTAGCTTCCAAGTTGAGTCGCACACTTCCTATCTCTAAAAAAAACAAGGCTCGTCTAACCCAAATCTTTATTTTTCCATTCTCTACTctccaaaatataaatttatattcactattttaaatatattttccaaCCCATTTTctctaaatattataaaattttctgatttttaattttttcattcgcgagtatta contains the following coding sequences:
- the LOC140985629 gene encoding thioredoxin domain-containing protein 9 homolog, which translates into the protein MDNPNIQQILEQQLLTVAKAVEDKIDDEIAALDRLDLDDMEVLRERRLQQMKKMAEKRRGWVALGHGEYSEIPTEKEFFSAVKASERVVCHFYRENWPCKVMDKHLGILAKQHIETRFIKLNAEKSQYLAEKLRIVVLPTLALVKNAKVEDYVVGFDELGATEDFSTEELEERLLKAQVIFYEGESSFNPSKSKAPKRSVRQSSTSYSSDSE